TTCCTCTCTACTTTAAGTTATTAGTAGTTTGGGAAGCTTTGTGGAGTCTGTAGGACATGGGCCAATTAGGAGAGAAACAGAGGGATGGGGGGAGTGGTGAgggaagagacagacacacagagacagtgaGACATGGAGAGAGGTGAAATGACGCTGAAAGTCCTTGAGAATGTACTGACCTTAGAAAGCCTTTTAGAAACCAGTCACTAATTCAATATGATGAATTACCTTAAAGTAGCTTGTAGAGTGTTTCCTGAGAAGAATTGGAGGTCGcttcaaaggaaataaataaaccacAGCTAATGTGCTGATGTTTTAATGAGAAAAGGCAATTGCTAAAAATGACCATCCAATTTCCATTACTTACTACAGTCATTAGAAACAAGGAATATGTTTATTGATCTGAAGTGGTTCAAACAGTATTTTCTTTGTTCAAACCAATTTAGCTGGAGGAAAAGTCAAGAGTTTGCCTTGTgtgggggcggtggtggtgggggggattGTGGAGAGAAAGAGATTCTTGACATAAAAACTGTTGTTTTTCTATCCTAGGGGCACTCACCTAAGAAGAATAACTGGGTTTCTATTAAAGCAAAGGAATTGTTGCCCCTGATCACTATTGGTTTAGCTCTAGGCCCTTGAGACTCAAAGTAGGTTTGGAATTAGCAATATCAGTATAATCTGGGCATACATTACACAGGTAGATTCTCTGGCCCCACCCCAGTCCTAACTGAATCAGAATCTAGTTTTTAACAAGATGTTTCCTGATTCATATGCACATTAATGTTTGAGAAGTACTAGTCTAGACCGACACGAATGGTTATTTAAACAGTTGATAGAAAAAAGAGATGGTTAAATAAAGGAGGAAATACTATCTGCTAAAAGCACTTTTGTCCAAAGATTTGTTGGTGTTGATAAACTTGCTCCTATCCACTTAACCCAGGTTTGAAGTAAAAACTTCATAGGCCCATTCTGAAATGACGTTTACCAGCTCCAGCGTCCTCATGGTTGACTGAGCTCCCACAAATGGTTGCTGACTTTGTTTGTGTCCCCAGGTGAGCAGAAATGAGTGAACAAGCAGAAAAAAGCAGTTCCGTGCGAGAGAGACCTGCACGTCCAAGGTCTCCTGAGAAACCAAGTGAGATGCAACTGAAGCAGATGAAACGGGTGGAGCGGCAGTTAAAACGGTTGTCATTTCAAAATCCCGGGCCTCAGGTAGCCAACTTTAACCCTAAATTAAGGCAGCTGATGAAGGAAGAGCAAATGGCAAGGAAGAATGAGTTTGTTCCTGTAAAACGCAAAGTCAACAAGTA
This Budorcas taxicolor isolate Tak-1 chromosome X, Takin1.1, whole genome shotgun sequence DNA region includes the following protein-coding sequences:
- the LOC128070428 gene encoding ARL14 effector protein-like, which translates into the protein MSEQAEKSSSVRERPARPRSPEKPSEMQLKQMKRVERQLKRLSFQNPGPQVANFNPKLRQLMKEEQMARKNEFVPVKRKVNKYDRKGRLTFNQADLCDCLDEDCLGCFYPCPRCNSTKCGPTCRCNRRWVYHTIVDENGEVISKMPFDLSD